The stretch of DNA AAATTTCCTAAGTAAATTGGATATTTTAACAGTTCATGCTAAATTATAATCGTTAATTATAAAAAAATAATATTGAAATATGGCAATTATAGGCCCTAATATAGATAAAGAGCGATTATTACTAAAATCTATCGAAAAATCAGATATAAGCCCGTTTTTAATACATATTTAATCATAAATATTGTATTAAGAATCACATCAAGTAACAATAACATAGATAAAAAAACAGACCTCCGAAACCCACGGATAGAGGACATTAGCCAGAACAAGAATCAACATCTGCTCTGATAGCACTAAAAGGTCTGAATCACGACTAATAACCTTTTTGCCGCGCATAAAACACAGATATAAAGGAACAGCGCGGAAAAAGGCCCCAGAGGAGCGTACACGCAGGGAGACCACGGATGATTCGAAGAGACTTGAGAAAAAATGACGCCGGTATTGTGTATGGGCGGCCCCGATACCCCCACCTGACGATCCACCCGGCACATCCGGATGATGGAGATGATCGTGCATGAAAGGCCGCGATAGATGCGGGGGAGCGGAGCTGGGCGATAACGGGGGTTTTCGGGGGAGGCCCACGCTCCAGGCGAGAATTCTACACAGTCACCCCGGACTCGATCCGGGCCTTATTTCTTCGCGTGAAGAGATGCCGGCGCCGGGAATAACCCACGGGAAACAGAGAAGAACCGGAAAAATTGCCGTACGCACATACTCGAAGAATCGAACAGACAGAATAAGCCCGGCTTCGGGCATCACAAAAGAAAAAAAATTAGTACCTGGGTTTCCTATGCTTGGGAAGGCACTCCCGGCAGTAGACAGGTCTCCCCTCAGTCGGCTGGAAGGGCACTTCACATTCTTTACCGCAGTCAGAACAGACTGCCTTGTGCATATCGCGGGGGCCGCGGGAGAAGTTGTCTCCACCCCTCTGGCCACCAAATCTGTTGCCGTACATTACGCTACCTATGCAGTGGGATGCTGCAACAACCATTTGTCCCCTCAGTATAAATACTCATGCATGACACCAAAATATCCGGAATCGCAGCAGATCCGCACAGTTCAGGCATAAAATCCAGAACAGGGTATAATGATGCAGATCAGACCTGGCAGTTCTCCCGACCGTACCCCCTGGAGCCAGGCATGCACGGGCGATTGCAGGAACACCGGCATACCACAAAAAGGGCTACCAGACCGTTCACCACGGCAACAAAACCCGGAAAATGGTTTTTATAGACAGATGCGTCCCCTCCCTTCCCCTGGCATCCCCCCCGGGGTTTTCGACCCTCTCCCCATGGGCGGAATCACCAGGGAGCAAAAATGTAAAATGGCAGGCCGCGCCATCCCCCATGATTGAGATGAAGATCGTCGGGATCAACGGAAGCCCGCGCGGGCGGGAGAGCAGGACAGGCACGCTTCTGGACGCCGTCCTCAGGGGAGCACAGGAGGCCGGGGCCAGCGTGGAGCGGATCGACGCCGCGGCCCTCGACATCAGGTTCTGCACGGGGTGCACGCTCTGTTACGACCAGGGCGAGTGCCCGAAGAAGGACGACTATAAAGAGACCCTCGGCAAAATGATCGCGGCCGACGGGATCGTCCTGGGCTCGCCGAATTACATCAACAACGTGACAGCGCAGCTGAAGGTGCTGCTGGACAGGATGGCAGATGTAATCC from Methanofollis liminatans DSM 4140 encodes:
- a CDS encoding CxxC-x17-CxxC domain-containing protein, with the translated sequence MYGNRFGGQRGGDNFSRGPRDMHKAVCSDCGKECEVPFQPTEGRPVYCRECLPKHRKPRY